A single region of the Granulicella aggregans genome encodes:
- the coaD gene encoding pantetheine-phosphate adenylyltransferase: protein MHTVKAIYPGTFDPLTNGHLDLIARGSKIVDQLIVAILRNSEKGTPLFTVPEREEMIREATIGFGNVSVTTFNGLLVDFARQQGAKAVLRGIRAISDYEYEFQMAMMNRKLDPELETLFMMPAEKYTYVSSRLIKGVFQLGGDVTALVPPLVVERLKAKTVTPHAD from the coding sequence ATGCATACCGTCAAGGCGATCTATCCGGGCACCTTCGATCCACTCACTAACGGCCATCTCGACCTGATCGCACGCGGCTCGAAGATCGTCGATCAACTTATTGTCGCCATCCTTCGTAACAGCGAGAAGGGGACGCCCTTGTTCACCGTCCCCGAGCGCGAAGAGATGATTCGCGAGGCGACCATTGGCTTCGGCAACGTCTCCGTGACAACATTCAACGGACTCCTGGTAGACTTCGCCCGGCAACAGGGAGCGAAGGCTGTCCTGCGCGGCATCCGGGCCATCAGCGATTATGAGTACGAGTTCCAGATGGCCATGATGAATCGGAAGCTCGATCCCGAACTCGAGACGCTCTTCATGATGCCGGCGGAGAAGTACACCTATGTGAGCTCGCGGCTCATCAAGGGAGTCTTCCAGCTTGGCGGCGATGTCACCGCGCTGGTGCCGCCGCTGGTCGTCGAACGGCTCAAGGCAAAGACGGTGACTCCTCATGCCGACTGA
- a CDS encoding pyridoxal phosphate-dependent aminotransferase, which yields MSTATAVKVLTDRINRIEVSATMAITAAALKLKAEGINLSDFGAGEPHFATPRHIKDAAIEAIEKNFTRYTAVAGIPEVRKAIVDRHACDFGSNYTPEECVFTTGGKLALFNAIQVLVDHGDEVILPVPYWVSFRDIIQYAGGVVVPVESREDENFRITAKMIEAAITPRTKAIILNTPSNPSGAVVSPADLEAIVRLAHKHEIYVLLDECYVYLNFTGEIVSGGSFTDCKDHVVILGSLSKTYAMTGWRAGFALGPKQIIGAMSKLQSQSTSNAASMVQRASIAAVHGSQECVGEMRADYIKLRDRVLEGFKTIPGLTCTVPEGAFYVYPNISKFIGKGGITSATDLAAKLLSEAHVVVVPGEAFGTSEHIRLSYAVSGDVIDEGVKRMREYFAKLA from the coding sequence ATGAGCACAGCGACGGCAGTAAAGGTGTTGACGGACCGGATCAACCGGATTGAAGTCTCGGCCACCATGGCCATTACCGCGGCAGCGTTGAAGCTGAAGGCCGAGGGGATCAATCTCTCAGACTTCGGCGCGGGCGAGCCGCACTTTGCCACGCCCCGTCACATCAAGGACGCGGCCATCGAGGCCATAGAGAAGAACTTCACGCGCTACACCGCCGTCGCCGGCATCCCCGAAGTCCGCAAGGCCATCGTCGACCGCCACGCCTGCGACTTCGGCTCGAACTACACGCCGGAAGAGTGCGTCTTCACCACCGGCGGAAAGCTGGCGCTCTTCAACGCGATCCAGGTGCTGGTCGATCACGGCGATGAAGTCATCCTTCCCGTTCCCTACTGGGTCTCGTTCAGGGACATCATCCAGTACGCTGGCGGCGTAGTTGTTCCGGTCGAAAGCCGCGAGGACGAGAACTTCCGCATCACTGCGAAGATGATCGAAGCTGCGATCACGCCGCGCACCAAAGCGATCATCCTGAACACGCCGTCGAATCCGTCCGGCGCGGTTGTCTCGCCCGCCGACCTCGAAGCCATCGTTCGTCTCGCGCACAAGCACGAGATCTACGTGCTGCTCGACGAGTGCTATGTCTACCTGAACTTCACGGGCGAGATCGTCAGCGGCGGGTCTTTCACGGACTGCAAAGACCATGTCGTGATTCTCGGCTCGCTCTCGAAGACCTACGCGATGACCGGCTGGCGCGCGGGCTTCGCGCTCGGCCCAAAGCAGATCATCGGAGCGATGAGCAAACTGCAGTCGCAGAGCACCTCGAACGCCGCCAGCATGGTGCAGCGCGCGTCCATTGCTGCAGTGCATGGCTCGCAGGAGTGCGTCGGCGAGATGCGGGCCGACTACATCAAGCTGCGCGACCGCGTGCTCGAAGGCTTCAAGACGATCCCCGGCCTGACCTGCACCGTGCCCGAAGGCGCGTTCTACGTCTATCCGAACATCAGCAAGTTCATCGGCAAGGGCGGCATCACATCGGCGACGGATCTTGCGGCAAAGCTTCTGAGCGAGGCCCACGTGGTCGTCGTTCCCGGCGAGGCCTTCGGCACCAGCGAACACATCCGTCTCTCTTACGCCGTCTCGGGCGATGTCATAGACGAAGGCGTGAAGCGCATGCGGGAGTACTTCGCGAAGCTCGCGTAG
- a CDS encoding YqjF family protein: MAQDQAMDSEQRPAEVLEETGHRPFPLPDRAWTMTQNWNDLLFAHWPIAPATMAALIPPGLDIDTFDGYAWVGVVPFWMDGVRHRIPGSTDQSVAIPMVETFPELNLRTYVRSRLTGRAGVFFFSLDAASLLAVIGARTIFHLPYFYANMVRETAADGTVRYKSRRLLTSAGASFQATYRGLGRAADALPSQPGTLEHFLTERYCLFTNSRGRILVGNIHHKPWPLEAAEAEIRTNRIALAHGLMLPNRPPVLHFSRRLQVYIWSLEPDGSV; encoded by the coding sequence ATGGCCCAAGATCAAGCGATGGACTCGGAGCAAAGACCGGCCGAAGTGCTTGAGGAGACGGGCCACCGGCCATTTCCGCTGCCTGATCGCGCCTGGACCATGACGCAAAATTGGAACGATCTGCTCTTCGCCCACTGGCCGATTGCCCCGGCGACCATGGCGGCGCTGATCCCACCCGGCCTCGATATTGACACCTTCGACGGTTACGCCTGGGTAGGCGTAGTGCCTTTCTGGATGGATGGGGTTCGGCACCGCATACCGGGCAGCACGGACCAAAGCGTGGCGATTCCGATGGTCGAGACCTTTCCCGAGCTGAACCTCCGCACCTACGTCCGCTCAAGGCTGACGGGCCGCGCGGGTGTGTTCTTCTTCTCGCTCGACGCCGCCAGTCTGCTCGCGGTGATCGGGGCCAGGACGATCTTCCACCTGCCCTACTTCTACGCCAACATGGTGCGGGAGACGGCCGCTGACGGCACCGTGCGCTATAAGAGCCGCCGCCTGCTGACCTCCGCCGGGGCGAGCTTCCAGGCGACGTATCGCGGGCTAGGCAGAGCCGCCGATGCTCTGCCTAGCCAGCCGGGGACGCTGGAGCACTTCCTCACCGAGCGATACTGCCTCTTCACCAACTCTCGCGGACGGATACTGGTCGGCAATATCCACCACAAGCCGTGGCCCTTGGAGGCTGCGGAGGCCGAGATTCGCACAAACCGCATCGCACTGGCTCATGGGTTGATGCTGC
- a CDS encoding acetate uptake transporter, which translates to MASLSEYPAGSPSSQLVLAPKIANPGPLGLAAFGLTTIVLSCINAGILPKEAVPVVVPLAFAYGGVAQLIAGVLEFRVGNTFGMVAFTSYGLFWWWFALLQWTVGAGWIKPPAPVGIACVLLMWGVFTFLMWIVTFRSNKAVWSIFLLLWITFFLLAAGDAGWNTASFSFSQVGGYFGLITGIDALVVAFIEVLNVTAGRTVVGLGRPFIAV; encoded by the coding sequence ATGGCAAGTCTCTCGGAGTACCCGGCTGGGTCTCCCTCTTCTCAACTGGTGCTGGCTCCCAAGATCGCCAATCCCGGGCCTTTAGGATTGGCGGCCTTCGGCCTGACTACCATCGTCCTCAGCTGCATCAATGCAGGCATTCTGCCGAAGGAGGCGGTGCCGGTGGTCGTCCCACTGGCCTTCGCGTACGGCGGCGTCGCTCAACTGATCGCCGGGGTGCTCGAGTTCCGCGTCGGCAACACCTTCGGCATGGTCGCCTTCACGTCGTATGGGCTCTTCTGGTGGTGGTTCGCGCTGTTGCAGTGGACAGTTGGAGCGGGATGGATCAAGCCGCCGGCTCCGGTCGGCATCGCGTGCGTTCTGCTGATGTGGGGTGTCTTCACCTTCCTGATGTGGATCGTGACCTTCCGCTCGAACAAGGCGGTCTGGAGTATCTTCCTTCTGCTCTGGATCACCTTCTTCCTGCTGGCCGCAGGCGACGCGGGCTGGAACACGGCCAGCTTCAGCTTCTCGCAGGTAGGCGGCTACTTCGGGCTGATCACGGGTATCGATGCACTGGTGGTCGCGTTTATCGAGGTGTTGAACGTCACCGCTGGCCGGACGGTTGTAGGCCTCGGGAGACCCTTCATAGCGGTATAG
- a CDS encoding mannose-1-phosphate guanylyltransferase, protein MPSRTKAGTPRFAPVILAGGSGTRFWPRSRRARAKQVLALDGEQTMIQQTLTRLLPLANPSDVWVVTNSLLDKTIAEQLPDVLAEHILSEPAARNTAPACALTAFLLFNSAPDTVLGVFPSDHVVEHGERFAQVLQAGIEIAADGENIVVLGVPPTRPETGYGYIEQGDVVAEAEPQAGGAPIKIARVKRFREKPDRHTAERFLAAGNFAWNGGIFLWSARTLVYAIREHSPDMAPILEEIAAAYGTPNFECVFAEQYPKCENISIDYAVLERRSAKGEHKSGIYCLPADFGWNDLGSWASLHEHLGEAEADNVLDGATTGIVAIESSGNYVYAPGKMVALLGVDDLVVVETPDALLITTRDRSQDVSKVVRVLHDSDRHELI, encoded by the coding sequence ATGCCGAGTCGAACGAAAGCAGGAACACCGCGATTCGCGCCCGTGATTCTTGCGGGCGGAAGCGGGACACGTTTCTGGCCGCGCAGTCGCCGCGCCCGTGCCAAGCAGGTACTTGCGCTTGATGGCGAGCAAACGATGATTCAGCAGACGCTGACTCGTTTGCTCCCACTGGCTAATCCTTCCGACGTCTGGGTCGTCACCAATAGCCTGTTGGACAAGACGATCGCCGAGCAGTTGCCCGATGTGCTCGCCGAACACATCCTGAGTGAGCCAGCGGCACGCAATACTGCCCCGGCGTGCGCTTTGACGGCGTTCCTGCTCTTCAACTCCGCTCCCGATACCGTGTTGGGTGTCTTCCCCTCGGACCATGTTGTGGAGCATGGCGAACGCTTCGCCCAGGTGCTGCAGGCGGGCATCGAGATCGCCGCGGACGGCGAGAACATCGTTGTCCTCGGAGTTCCGCCAACTCGTCCCGAGACCGGCTATGGATACATCGAGCAGGGTGACGTAGTGGCCGAAGCGGAGCCGCAGGCTGGTGGAGCGCCCATCAAGATCGCCCGCGTGAAGCGCTTCCGCGAGAAGCCCGATCGCCACACTGCCGAGCGCTTTCTCGCCGCAGGAAACTTCGCCTGGAACGGCGGAATCTTTCTCTGGAGCGCACGCACGCTGGTCTATGCGATCCGCGAACACTCCCCGGATATGGCGCCGATCCTTGAAGAGATCGCCGCAGCCTACGGCACTCCCAACTTCGAGTGCGTCTTCGCCGAGCAGTATCCGAAGTGCGAGAACATCTCCATCGACTACGCCGTGCTGGAGCGCCGCTCCGCGAAGGGCGAGCACAAGTCGGGCATCTACTGCCTGCCCGCGGACTTCGGCTGGAACGATCTTGGCTCGTGGGCATCGCTGCATGAGCATCTCGGCGAGGCCGAGGCCGACAACGTGCTCGACGGCGCAACTACTGGCATCGTCGCGATTGAATCCTCCGGCAACTACGTCTACGCTCCAGGCAAGATGGTCGCGCTTCTGGGCGTCGACGACCTGGTCGTCGTCGAAACGCCCGATGCCTTGCTCATCACAACCCGCGACCGTTCTCAAGACGTAAGCAAGGTCGTTCGCGTGCTTCACGATAGCGACCGCCACGAGTTGATCTGA
- a CDS encoding class I SAM-dependent methyltransferase: protein MPTETFAEPARMTIQEQFGQIDIYVFDQILRGNIAPGMRILDAGCGYGRNLVHLLREGCEVFAVDASPEGVDHVRQLAAILAPQLPAKNFQVAAIEQMPFPDGFAEVVICNSVLHFARDERHFHDMLAELWRVLRPGGMLFTRIGSRIGMSFPQVRKDIYRIGDGSEWFLVDEQMLLDLTAELDAVLVDPLKTTIVQDHRCMTTWVLRKRCVSR, encoded by the coding sequence ATGCCGACTGAGACCTTCGCCGAACCCGCCAGGATGACGATTCAGGAACAGTTCGGCCAGATCGATATCTACGTCTTCGATCAGATTCTGCGAGGCAACATCGCTCCCGGCATGCGGATACTCGATGCTGGTTGCGGCTATGGCCGGAACCTCGTCCACCTGCTGCGCGAAGGCTGCGAGGTCTTCGCCGTCGACGCGAGTCCCGAGGGCGTCGATCACGTCCGCCAGCTTGCCGCCATCCTCGCCCCGCAGCTTCCAGCGAAGAACTTCCAGGTTGCGGCGATCGAACAGATGCCGTTCCCGGACGGATTTGCCGAGGTCGTGATCTGCAACTCGGTCCTGCACTTCGCCCGTGACGAGCGCCACTTCCACGACATGCTGGCCGAACTCTGGCGCGTCCTCCGGCCCGGAGGCATGCTCTTTACTCGCATCGGCTCCCGCATCGGCATGAGCTTTCCGCAGGTCCGCAAAGATATCTACCGGATCGGCGACGGCTCCGAGTGGTTCCTGGTGGACGAGCAGATGCTGCTCGACCTGACCGCCGAGCTCGACGCTGTCCTGGTCGACCCGCTCAAGACCACCATCGTGCAGGACCACCGCTGCATGACCACCTGGGTGCTTCGCAAACGGTGCGTTTCACGCTGA
- the recA gene encoding recombinase RecA: protein MADDRSKAIETALSQLEKQFGKGSVMRLGSKEAIVPISVISTGSISFDAALGVGGVPRGRVIEIFGPESSGKTTITLQIVAEAQKAGGLAAFVDAEHALDPAYARKLGVDIDNLLISQPDYGEQALEIVEALVRSNAIDVLVVDSVAALVPKAELDGEMGDSHMGLQARLMSQALRKLTGTVSKSRTCLIFINQIRDKIGVMFGNPETTTGGRALKFYSSMRIDIRRIGAVKEGDVVVGSRTKIKVVKNKVAAPFRDAEFDILYGEGISREGDGLDLAVLHNIVDKSGAWYSYQGERIGQGRENVRNFLKENKDVFGRIDAEVRKKLNIGAAVPADVPAAPANGAAVAAEVIKSKK, encoded by the coding sequence GTGGCAGACGACCGCAGCAAAGCTATAGAAACCGCGCTTTCACAGCTCGAAAAACAGTTTGGCAAGGGCTCGGTGATGCGCCTGGGATCGAAGGAGGCGATTGTCCCGATTTCCGTCATCTCGACGGGGTCGATTTCCTTCGACGCGGCCTTGGGAGTTGGCGGCGTTCCGCGCGGACGAGTCATTGAAATCTTTGGCCCTGAATCCTCGGGCAAGACGACGATTACCCTGCAGATCGTCGCCGAAGCGCAGAAGGCCGGCGGTCTCGCTGCTTTCGTCGACGCCGAGCATGCTCTCGATCCAGCTTATGCCCGTAAGCTCGGCGTAGATATCGACAACCTGCTGATCTCGCAGCCGGACTACGGCGAGCAGGCGCTGGAGATCGTCGAGGCGCTGGTGCGCTCGAATGCCATCGACGTTCTGGTGGTTGACTCGGTCGCTGCGCTGGTGCCGAAGGCGGAACTCGACGGCGAGATGGGCGACTCCCACATGGGCCTGCAGGCCCGTCTGATGAGCCAGGCGCTCCGCAAGCTGACCGGCACTGTCTCGAAGTCGCGCACCTGCCTGATCTTCATCAACCAGATCCGTGACAAGATCGGCGTCATGTTCGGCAACCCTGAGACGACGACCGGCGGTCGCGCACTTAAGTTTTATTCCTCCATGCGCATCGACATTCGCCGCATCGGCGCGGTGAAGGAAGGCGACGTCGTCGTCGGCTCCCGCACCAAGATCAAGGTGGTGAAGAACAAGGTGGCTGCACCGTTCCGCGACGCCGAGTTCGACATTCTTTACGGCGAAGGAATCTCGCGCGAAGGCGATGGGCTCGATCTGGCTGTGCTGCACAACATCGTGGACAAGAGCGGGGCCTGGTATAGCTACCAGGGCGAGCGCATCGGCCAGGGCCGCGAGAACGTCCGCAACTTCCTCAAGGAGAACAAGGACGTCTTCGGGCGCATCGACGCCGAAGTTCGCAAGAAGCTGAACATCGGTGCTGCGGTTCCCGCGGATGTTCCCGCTGCACCGGCTAATGGAGCGGCGGTTGCTGCTGAAGTGATCAAGAGCAAGAAGTAG
- a CDS encoding FAD-dependent thymidylate synthase — protein sequence MSQEQIQSVTPHTGGPAASEPKQNVTDVYAIHGADPEVLAYAMAKYSRSSLSMRESLAEIDSQRAEQFLNTFYFQYGHRSIADLAHIPFAIERLSLLAAIALVDEQRWDGQERSTRYQDFRKSGWYTPPFGEATPVFTAAIEASFAAYDAISQGMLVALKSAIARPDAMKPDAYERTLKARAFDVARYLLPLATNTSLGQIVNARTLETQVSRLLTSEFAEIREIAEKLRIAASEPAWNVQHSKLQPLIDDLRQTDAAAAQLLGDRVLRPVKTAPTLVKYANPSDYIVNSRAELRAAAHELMAGQPIDAASVVDLIDDGESLEVEIATSLLYPHCHYPYRQLRAEVEGLTVARRDELVALGATHRGRHDELSRSFHSGHGLRFDILMDIGGFRDMHRHRRCVQLLQEYTDLHGYETPECPGQPTLAQAGLEAVYVEAMDAALRCYRRLKTSSEPEGAQSAQYALPLGVRCRSLFKMDFAEALYISELRSGVAGHFSYRRVAWEMYLAVARRHPSLAGYFRIEDVNQPVDLLRR from the coding sequence ATGTCACAAGAACAGATCCAATCCGTAACGCCGCACACGGGCGGGCCAGCGGCAAGCGAACCAAAGCAGAACGTCACCGACGTCTACGCAATTCACGGCGCAGACCCAGAAGTGCTCGCCTACGCCATGGCGAAGTACTCACGGTCGTCGCTCTCTATGCGCGAATCGCTCGCCGAGATCGACTCGCAGCGCGCCGAGCAGTTTCTTAATACTTTCTACTTCCAGTACGGTCACCGCTCCATCGCCGATCTCGCCCACATCCCCTTCGCCATCGAGCGGCTGAGCCTGCTGGCCGCAATCGCTCTGGTCGACGAGCAGCGCTGGGACGGCCAGGAGCGGTCTACCCGGTATCAGGATTTTCGCAAGTCAGGATGGTATACGCCTCCGTTCGGCGAGGCGACGCCGGTATTTACCGCTGCGATCGAGGCGTCGTTCGCTGCCTATGACGCGATCTCGCAGGGCATGCTGGTGGCGTTGAAGTCGGCCATCGCCCGCCCCGACGCGATGAAGCCCGACGCCTACGAACGCACGCTGAAAGCCAGGGCATTCGATGTCGCACGCTACCTTCTGCCGCTGGCGACAAACACCTCGCTGGGCCAGATCGTGAACGCCCGCACGCTCGAGACCCAGGTCTCGCGCCTTCTCACCAGCGAGTTTGCGGAGATCCGCGAGATTGCAGAGAAGCTGCGAATCGCCGCCTCCGAGCCAGCCTGGAATGTGCAGCACAGCAAGCTTCAGCCGCTCATCGACGACCTTCGCCAGACCGATGCCGCCGCTGCTCAGCTTCTCGGCGATCGCGTTCTTCGCCCGGTAAAGACCGCGCCGACGCTGGTGAAGTACGCCAACCCATCCGACTACATCGTGAACTCGCGCGCTGAGTTGAGAGCTGCGGCCCATGAACTGATGGCAGGGCAGCCGATTGACGCCGCTTCGGTGGTCGACCTGATCGACGATGGCGAGTCACTCGAAGTCGAGATCGCGACCTCACTGCTCTATCCGCACTGCCACTACCCGTACCGCCAGCTTCGCGCCGAGGTCGAAGGCCTTACCGTCGCGCGGCGGGACGAACTCGTCGCCCTCGGCGCGACGCATCGCGGCCGCCACGACGAACTCTCACGGTCATTCCACTCCGGCCACGGGCTGCGCTTCGACATTCTGATGGACATTGGCGGCTTCCGCGACATGCACCGCCATCGCCGCTGTGTGCAACTGTTGCAGGAGTACACCGATCTGCACGGATACGAGACGCCGGAGTGCCCTGGTCAGCCTACGCTGGCCCAGGCGGGCCTGGAAGCGGTTTACGTGGAGGCGATGGATGCCGCGCTGCGCTGCTACCGGCGTCTGAAGACGAGCAGCGAGCCGGAGGGTGCCCAGTCCGCGCAGTACGCGCTTCCTTTGGGCGTCCGCTGCCGGTCGCTCTTCAAGATGGACTTTGCCGAGGCGCTGTATATCTCGGAACTTCGTTCAGGCGTTGCAGGCCACTTCAGCTATCGCCGCGTGGCCTGGGAGATGTACCTTGCGGTGGCCAGACGTCACCCGTCGCTGGCCGGATACTTCCGCATCGAAGACGTGAATCAACCTGTGGACCTGCTCCGGCGCTGA